One genomic window of uncultured delta proteobacterium includes the following:
- a CDS encoding putative Histidine kinase (Evidence 3 : Function proposed based on presence of conserved amino acid motif, structural feature or limited homology; Product type pe : putative enzyme) yields the protein MAHETRESFPLDGLPDLLRSAEVGVWEIETATGSFLCSPTFTQITGVASGVSIQEFRRALVAPEDAERMRILFFACLEGKPDRYHGRFLLRSGGKKARWAEEDAVVIRRNQDGSPARLAGMLRDVTQQKNNEDRLRAENVYRQNVARQAGLGGWEWDGRDGWLRFYDDCRDMLGYGREAMNGPVDAVCDRLVHPDEAGQVRTRIRDYIAVPQGMINEEMRLKHKDGHYLWVQGTGVAVAWDEEGRAARIVGGILDIDSRVRAEQELCENICSLAEDNDALLAEMTASMRRTFLAQGRRGTVAANGPDTNSVFGADLSRVRQTQEKLQQQSRLFQAINLVAVGLAGAAPETFDAAVQDAMAMIGEAVDVDRLRVWRNYDENGEVFGREIYQWTKSPRWAMPFVAKTGYGNIPFWWDTMARGKVFNAHAGELPEAEQRELEKNSILSILAVPIFIQDTFWGFIGFDDCTVGRSFTDSEEKLLQSGGNIIISALLRNEMTASLIEAREQAIASAKAKSEFLSRMSHEIRTPMNAIIGMGAIAKRTDDLEKIGDCLRKIDASSRQLLGIINDVLDMSKIEADKFTITNAAFDFEKMLQNIFSVMQIRFFEKKQEFKYDIETIFTKKMIGDELRLSQVLLNLLSNAVKFTPEGGAVTLRVREKNRAAAGSTLHIEVADNGIGIPEEYQDKLFQSFEQADGGITRQFGGTGLGLAISKKIVTLMGGDIQVKSTQGVGSSFVFEVPVGWGEPLRDDAPPMERKKVLHALVVDDDADVLDYLAGLLRELSIRTDTTADPVRAIALAVQNESAGTPYDVILADWNMPVMDGVETALELRRISSDNLFIIMTSLADWGEIEHEAGMAGVTCFLQKPVLPSALQDILARHGGHAGRPPSPLAEEPPRRDWAGKSILLAEDIEINREIVLCILEDTGVRIDMALDGVEAVDLFRRNPGLYDVILMDMQMPNLDGIAATRQIRALDIPGSADVPIVAMTANAFKEDEEKCLAAGMTGYLAKPIDVEKLFAALAAILDAPAER from the coding sequence TCGGGAGTTTCCATCCAGGAATTTCGCCGCGCTCTTGTGGCACCGGAGGACGCGGAGCGCATGCGGATCCTGTTTTTCGCCTGCCTTGAGGGAAAGCCCGACCGCTACCACGGGCGGTTCCTGCTCCGGAGCGGCGGGAAAAAAGCGCGCTGGGCGGAGGAGGATGCCGTCGTCATCCGGCGCAACCAGGATGGAAGCCCCGCGCGCCTTGCGGGCATGCTCCGCGACGTCACGCAGCAGAAAAACAACGAAGACCGGCTGCGGGCTGAAAATGTTTACCGTCAGAACGTGGCGCGCCAGGCGGGCCTCGGCGGCTGGGAATGGGACGGCCGCGACGGCTGGCTGCGCTTTTATGATGACTGCCGGGATATGCTCGGCTACGGCAGGGAGGCGATGAACGGCCCCGTGGACGCGGTTTGCGACCGTCTTGTCCACCCCGACGAGGCTGGTCAGGTAAGGACCCGTATCCGGGACTATATCGCCGTCCCCCAGGGGATGATAAACGAAGAGATGCGTCTGAAGCACAAGGACGGGCATTACCTGTGGGTACAGGGGACCGGCGTTGCCGTCGCCTGGGACGAGGAGGGCAGGGCCGCGCGCATCGTCGGCGGCATCCTGGATATCGACAGCCGCGTGCGCGCGGAACAGGAGCTCTGCGAGAACATCTGCAGTCTCGCGGAGGATAACGACGCGCTGCTGGCGGAAATGACGGCGTCGATGCGCCGAACGTTCCTGGCCCAGGGCAGGCGCGGAACAGTGGCAGCGAACGGCCCGGACACGAACAGCGTCTTTGGCGCGGACCTGTCGCGGGTGAGGCAGACGCAGGAGAAACTGCAACAACAGAGCAGGCTGTTCCAGGCAATCAACCTGGTGGCCGTCGGCCTTGCCGGGGCCGCCCCGGAAACCTTTGACGCGGCCGTGCAGGATGCCATGGCCATGATAGGCGAGGCGGTGGACGTTGACCGGCTGCGCGTCTGGCGGAATTATGATGAAAACGGCGAGGTGTTCGGCAGGGAAATTTACCAATGGACGAAATCTCCCCGCTGGGCCATGCCGTTTGTGGCAAAAACCGGCTACGGAAACATCCCCTTCTGGTGGGATACGATGGCGCGGGGCAAGGTGTTCAACGCCCACGCGGGCGAACTGCCCGAGGCGGAACAGAGGGAACTTGAAAAAAATTCCATCCTGTCCATTCTTGCGGTCCCCATTTTCATCCAGGATACGTTCTGGGGGTTCATCGGCTTCGATGATTGCACCGTGGGCCGCAGCTTCACGGATTCCGAGGAAAAACTGCTGCAGTCCGGCGGCAACATCATTATTTCGGCATTGCTGCGCAACGAGATGACGGCGAGCCTCATCGAGGCGCGGGAGCAGGCCATTGCCAGCGCGAAGGCCAAGAGTGAATTCCTGTCCCGCATGAGCCATGAGATCCGCACGCCCATGAACGCCATTATCGGCATGGGCGCCATCGCCAAAAGAACGGACGACCTTGAAAAAATAGGCGACTGTTTGCGGAAGATAGACGCTTCCTCGCGGCAATTGCTGGGTATTATTAACGACGTCCTGGACATGTCGAAAATAGAGGCCGATAAATTTACCATCACCAACGCCGCGTTTGATTTTGAAAAGATGCTGCAGAACATTTTTTCCGTCATGCAGATCAGGTTTTTTGAAAAAAAACAAGAATTCAAATATGATATTGAAACAATTTTTACAAAAAAAATGATCGGCGACGAGCTTCGCCTCTCGCAGGTTCTCCTGAACCTGCTGTCGAACGCCGTGAAATTTACGCCCGAAGGCGGCGCCGTCACCCTGCGGGTCAGGGAAAAGAACAGGGCGGCGGCAGGCTCGACCCTGCATATCGAAGTCGCCGACAACGGCATCGGTATTCCCGAAGAATACCAGGACAAGCTTTTCCAGTCTTTCGAGCAGGCGGACGGCGGCATAACGCGCCAGTTCGGCGGGACCGGACTCGGGCTTGCCATCAGCAAGAAGATTGTTACCCTCATGGGCGGCGATATTCAGGTAAAAAGCACGCAAGGCGTCGGCTCCTCTTTCGTGTTCGAGGTCCCTGTCGGCTGGGGTGAGCCGCTCCGCGACGACGCCCCGCCGATGGAGAGGAAAAAGGTCCTCCACGCGCTGGTGGTGGATGACGATGCCGACGTTCTTGACTATCTGGCCGGGCTGCTCCGCGAGCTTTCCATCCGGACGGACACGACGGCTGATCCCGTGCGGGCCATCGCCCTGGCGGTGCAAAACGAGAGTGCGGGCACGCCGTATGACGTGATCCTGGCGGACTGGAACATGCCCGTCATGGACGGCGTCGAGACGGCGCTTGAGCTCAGGAGGATTTCGAGCGACAATCTCTTCATCATCATGACGTCGCTCGCCGATTGGGGCGAGATTGAGCATGAGGCGGGCATGGCCGGCGTGACCTGTTTTTTGCAGAAGCCGGTATTGCCGTCAGCCTTGCAGGATATTCTGGCGCGGCACGGCGGGCATGCCGGGCGACCGCCGTCCCCGCTCGCCGAGGAACCGCCGCGCAGGGACTGGGCGGGCAAAAGCATCTTGTTGGCCGAGGATATTGAAATCAACCGCGAGATCGTCCTCTGCATCCTTGAGGATACGGGCGTGCGGATCGACATGGCGCTGGACGGCGTGGAGGCGGTGGATCTTTTCCGCCGGAACCCGGGCCTATATGATGTTATCCTGATGGACATGCAGATGCCCAACCTTGACGGAATCGCCGCCACACGGCAAATTCGCGCTTTGGATATTCCGGGTTCCGCGGATGTGCCCATCGTGGCGATGACCGCCAACGCCTTTAAAGAGGACGAGGAAAAATGCCTTGCGGCCGGGATGACCGGCTATCTGGCGAAACCCATCGATGTGGAGAAGCTTTTTGCCGCTCTGGCGGCGATTCTGGATGCGCCGGCGGAGCGGTAA
- the apeA gene encoding putative M18 family aminopeptidase 1 (Evidence 3 : Function proposed based on presence of conserved amino acid motif, structural feature or limited homology), which produces MKKEIAFTSRSAWDVYSDAESMAAMRDLAERYRKFLTACKTERETMDYLRGRLEKAGYKENGKGDKIFRVLQNKTMFVAKKGKASLEGGLRLVAAHADTPRLDFKQHPLLEQANVGQAKTHYYGGIRKYQWLARPLAIHGVVVRDSGEVIKVVLGEDPKEPVFTILDLLPHLAQGQADVPLSKVFEAEKLNVVLGHKPLGTKAPKGKKDADKSKDPVKAAVLELLNKKYGIVEEDLYSAELQAVPAGDARYVGLDSSMIGGYGHDDRVCVFTALEGFLTAAGQTAHTQCLMFWDKEEIGSEGSTGAKSRFFEYCVQECIRTWEPKADFATVMLRTKAISADVHAAIDPDWQDLHEKLNSALFGHGPTFCKFTGHRGKYEANDAHPEYVGWLRSVLNKENIPWQMAELGKVDHGGGGTVAMYLAAYGMNIIDCGPPILSMHSPFEVVSNADLYATKLAFTAFLAAK; this is translated from the coding sequence ATGAAAAAAGAGATTGCCTTTACCTCGCGCAGCGCGTGGGACGTTTACAGCGACGCCGAAAGCATGGCGGCCATGCGGGACCTGGCCGAGCGCTACAGGAAATTCCTCACCGCCTGCAAGACGGAACGCGAAACCATGGATTATCTGCGCGGGCGTTTGGAAAAGGCGGGCTACAAGGAAAACGGCAAGGGCGACAAAATATTCCGGGTCTTGCAGAACAAGACCATGTTCGTGGCCAAAAAAGGCAAGGCTTCCCTTGAGGGCGGCCTGCGCCTCGTGGCGGCCCACGCCGATACGCCCAGGCTTGACTTCAAGCAGCATCCGCTTCTGGAACAGGCCAACGTGGGTCAGGCCAAGACCCACTATTACGGCGGCATCCGTAAATACCAGTGGCTTGCCCGCCCCCTGGCCATCCACGGGGTTGTCGTGCGCGATTCCGGCGAGGTTATCAAAGTGGTGCTCGGTGAAGACCCGAAAGAGCCTGTGTTCACCATCCTCGACCTTCTGCCCCACCTTGCCCAGGGCCAGGCGGACGTGCCGCTCTCCAAGGTTTTCGAGGCGGAGAAGCTGAACGTCGTGCTGGGGCATAAACCCCTGGGGACAAAGGCCCCCAAGGGCAAAAAAGACGCGGACAAGTCCAAGGACCCGGTCAAGGCGGCCGTGCTTGAACTTTTGAACAAAAAATACGGCATCGTCGAGGAAGATCTGTACTCGGCGGAACTCCAGGCCGTGCCCGCGGGGGATGCCCGGTACGTCGGGCTCGACTCCTCCATGATCGGCGGGTACGGGCACGACGACCGCGTGTGCGTATTCACCGCCCTGGAAGGGTTTTTGACCGCCGCCGGGCAGACGGCCCATACCCAATGCCTCATGTTCTGGGACAAGGAGGAAATCGGGTCGGAAGGGTCCACCGGCGCCAAATCCCGGTTCTTCGAATACTGCGTGCAGGAATGCATCCGCACCTGGGAACCCAAGGCGGATTTCGCCACGGTCATGCTGCGCACGAAAGCTATTTCCGCGGACGTGCACGCGGCCATTGACCCGGACTGGCAGGACCTGCACGAAAAGCTCAATTCCGCGCTGTTCGGCCACGGCCCGACCTTCTGCAAATTCACCGGGCACAGAGGGAAATACGAGGCCAACGACGCCCACCCCGAATACGTGGGCTGGCTGCGCTCCGTGCTGAACAAGGAGAACATCCCCTGGCAGATGGCGGAACTGGGCAAGGTGGACCACGGCGGCGGCGGCACGGTCGCCATGTATCTGGCCGCCTACGGCATGAACATCATCGACTGCGGCCCGCCGATTCTTTCCATGCACAGCCCCTTTGAGGTGGTGAGCAACGCGGACCTTTACGCCACCAAGCTGGCCTTCACCGCTTTTCTGGCCGCGAAATAA
- the mdh gene encoding Malate dehydrogenase: MPKKITVIGAGNVGAAVAQYCQLKDLGEIVMLDIAEGVAKGKALDLSQASALQGFDSKIIGTGDYADTANSDVVVVTAGIARKPGMSRDDLIATNLKIVTDVVKAAVAVSPNAIFIIVSNPLDIMCAVAQKVSGLPVERVIGLSGMLDAARLKYYLAEATGVSPRTVNAIVLGEHGDSMVALPRLATIGGVAAPNLLSEAQMAEVAEKTAKGGAAVVALIGVSAWYGPGLSTATMVEAVIKDTHAIMPCSAYLTGQYGAKDMYMCCPIRIGAKGVEEIIEVELNAAEKAAVANSIKSIKEKLAAVK; encoded by the coding sequence ATGCCTAAGAAGATTACTGTCATCGGCGCGGGAAACGTGGGAGCGGCTGTTGCCCAGTACTGCCAGCTCAAAGACCTCGGCGAGATCGTCATGCTCGATATCGCCGAAGGCGTCGCCAAGGGCAAGGCCCTGGACCTGTCCCAGGCTTCCGCGCTGCAGGGGTTTGATTCCAAGATCATCGGCACCGGCGACTATGCCGATACCGCCAACTCCGATGTGGTCGTGGTAACCGCGGGTATCGCGCGTAAACCCGGCATGAGCCGCGACGACCTGATCGCGACCAACCTCAAGATCGTGACGGACGTGGTGAAAGCGGCGGTCGCGGTTTCCCCCAACGCCATTTTCATCATCGTCAGCAACCCGCTGGACATCATGTGCGCCGTGGCCCAGAAGGTCAGCGGGCTGCCGGTTGAGCGCGTGATCGGTCTTTCCGGCATGCTGGACGCCGCCCGGCTGAAATACTACCTGGCCGAAGCCACGGGCGTTTCCCCCCGCACGGTCAACGCCATCGTGCTCGGCGAGCACGGCGACTCCATGGTCGCGCTGCCGCGCCTTGCCACCATCGGCGGCGTCGCGGCCCCCAACCTGCTCTCCGAAGCCCAGATGGCGGAAGTCGCCGAAAAGACCGCCAAGGGCGGCGCGGCCGTCGTGGCCCTTATCGGCGTATCCGCCTGGTACGGCCCGGGCCTTTCCACCGCCACCATGGTGGAAGCGGTCATCAAGGACACCCACGCCATCATGCCCTGCTCCGCGTATCTCACCGGCCAGTACGGCGCGAAAGACATGTACATGTGCTGCCCCATCCGCATCGGCGCCAAGGGCGTGGAAGAGATCATCGAAGTTGAGCTCAACGCCGCCGAAAAAGCGGCCGTGGCCAACTCCATCAAGAGCATCAAGGAAAAACTGGCTGCCGTGAAATAG